A part of Vigna radiata var. radiata cultivar VC1973A chromosome 11, Vradiata_ver6, whole genome shotgun sequence genomic DNA contains:
- the LOC106778047 gene encoding probable copper-transporting ATPase HMA5: MAKLLALSCWRNLSPRPHYPSMPKYPKGQPATTVEELSDSTALFSVVGMTCAACAGSVEKAVKRLPGIREAIVDVLNNRAHVVFYPSFVNEETIREAIEDAGFEALLLTDGTDDKSVKVCRIQIKGMTCTSCSSTLESVLRGLHGVLEAHVGLATEEAQVHYNPNLLLNPNDILQAIEDSGFEAVLISSSEDFTKIDLRVEGAVTDGTSMTPILDSLRTLPGVLVVDLTEEFSKISVSYKPDVTGPRDLINVIEQTGNGNFKATIYPTEQGQRNSHRREETRQYYKSFLWSLVFTIPVFLTSMVFMYVPGIKDALDAKVVNMLTMGEVARWVLSTPVQFVLGWRFYYGSYKSLRRGSANMDVLIALGTNAAYFYSVYSVLRAATSPHFEGNDFFETSAMLISFILLGKYLEILAKGKTSDAIAKLMNLTPDTAVLLTLDADGNVVGEEEIDSRLVQKNDVIKIVPGAKVASDGFVVWGQSHVNESMITGEARPVAKRKGDTVIGGTVNENGVLHVKATRVGSESALSQIVRLVESAQMAKAPVQKFADRISKYFVPLVIVISFTTWLAWFLAGRYHAYPKSWIPSSMDSFELALQFGISVMVIACPCALGLATPTAVMVGTGVGASQGVLIKGGQALESAHKVNCIVFDKTGTLTVGKPVIVRTELLTKMVLREFYELVAATEVNSEHPLAKAVVEYAKKFRDEENPSWPEARDFVSITGHGVKATVQNKEIMVGNKSLLAEHNIAIPVEAENMLAEAEKMAQTGILVSISGKVAGVLAVSDPLKPGAQEVISILKSMKIKSIMVTGDNFGTASSIAREVGIENVIAEAKPDQKAEKVKDLQASGYTVAMVGDGINDSPALVAADVGMAIGAGTDIAIEAADIVLMKSNLEDVITAIDLSRKTFTRIRLNYVWALGYNLLGIPIAAGVLFPSTRFRLPPWIAGAAMAASSVSVVCCSLLLKYYRRPRKLDNLEIRGISIESSTDI, from the exons ATGGCGAAGTTGTTAGCGTTAAGTTGCTGGCGAAACCTCTCACCGCGACCTCATTACCCCTCCATGCCTAAATATCCTAAGGGGCAGCCCGCCACCACCGTCGAAGAGCTCTCTGACTCCACCGCTCTTTTCTCCGTCGTCGGAATGACTTGTGCTGCCTGCGCCGGATCCGTCGAGAAGGCCGTCAAACGCCTCCCCGGGATCCGCGAGGCCATCGTCGACGTCCTCAACAACCGCGCCCACGTCGTCTTCTACCCCTCTTTCGTTAAC GAAGAGACCATTCGCGAGGCCATTGAAGACGCGGGTTTCGAAGCGCTATTACTCACAGATGGCACTGACGACAAATCTGTTAAAGTATGCCGCATCCAAATCAAAGGTATGACCTGCACCTCCTGTTCCTCCACGCTAGAATCCGTTTTACGAGGCCTTCACGGTGTCCTCGAAGCCCACGTGGGCCTGGCCACCGAAGAGGCCCAAGTCCATTACAACCCAAATCTCCTCCTCAATCCAAACGACATTTTACAAGCCATAGAAGATTCCGGATTCGAAGCAGTGCTCATTAGTTCAAGCGAAGACTTCACCAAGATAGACCTCCGCGTGGAAGGCGCGGTAACCGACGGCACTTCCATGACGCCGATACTAGATTCTCTGCGGACACTTCCAGGAGTCCTTGTGGTGGACTTAACAGAGGAATTCAGCAAAATATCGGTTTCTTACAAACCGGACGTCACGGGACCCAGAGATTTGATCAACGTGATTGAGCAAACAGGCAATGGGAATTTCAAGGCGACGATATATCCTACGGAACAAGGACAAAGAAATTCTCACAGACGCGAGGAGACAAGGCAGTATTATAAATCTTTCTTATGGAGCTTGGTGTTTACTATTCCCGTGTTTCTTACCTCCATGGTGTTTATGTATGTACCTGGAATTAAGGACGCCCTTGATGCAAAAGTTGTGAACATGCTTACCATGGGGGAGGTTGCTCGGTGGGTGCTGTCCACGCCGGTTCAGTTCGTACTCGGCTGGCGGTTTTACTACGGTTCTTATAAATCGTTACGCCGTGGCTCTGCGAACATGGATGTTCTCATTGCGTTGGGGACAAACGCTGCGTATTTTTACTCTGTTTACTCTGTTTTGAGAGCTGCTACTTCTCCGCATTTTGAGGGGAATGATTTCTTCGAAACGAGCGCGATGCTTATTTCGTTCATTCTGCTTGGGAAGTATCTCGAGATTTTGGCGAAGGGGAAGACGTCTGATGCGATTGCCAAGCTCATGAACTTGACACCCGACACGGCGGTTCTACTGACTTTGGACGCTGATGGGAATGTTGTTGGGGAGGAGGAGATTGATAGCAGGTTGGTTCAGAAGAATGATGTGATTAAGATTGTTCCTGGGGCGAAAGTGGCTTCCGATGGGTTTGTTGTGTGGGGGCAGAGTCACGTGAATGAGAGCATGATCACGGGGGAAGCGCGTCCCGTGGCGAAGAGGAAAGGGGACACTGTTATTGGGGGGACTGTGAATGAGAATGGAGTTTTGCATGTTAAGGCGACGAGGGTAGGATCGGAGAGTGCTCTTTCTCAGATTGTTCGCCTTGTGGAGTCGGCGCAGATGGCCAAAGCACCTGTGCAGAAGTTTGCTGATCGCATTTCCAAATACTTTGTGCCTCTG GTGATTGTGATCTCGTTCACGACTTGGCTTGCCTGGTTTTTGGCGGGAAGATATCATGCTTATCCAAAGTCTTGGATACCGTCTTCAATGGACAGCTTTGAGCTTGCTTTGCAGTTTGGAATATCTGTCATGGTCATAGCCTGCCCTTGTGCTTTGGGTTTAGCCACGCCAACTGCGGTTATGGTTGGGACTGGAGTTGGTGCATCCCAGGGTGTGCTCATCAAAGGAGGGCAGGCATTAGAGAGTGCACATAAG GTGAACTGCATTGTTTTCGATAAGACGGGTACACTCACTGTCGGGAAACCTGTTATAGTGAGAACAGAATTGTTGACAAAAATGGTGCTCCGGGAATTCTATGAACTTGTGGCTGCAACTGAG GTGAATAGTGAGCATCCATTGGCCAAGGCCGTTGTTGAGTATGCCAAAAAATTTCGAGATGAAGAGAACCCTTCCTGGCCAGAAGCTCGAGATTTTGTTTCCATTACAGGACATGGAGTAAAGGCCACtgttcaaaacaaagaaataatgGTCGGTAATAAGAGCCTGTTGGCTGAACATAACATTGCAATTCCCGTTGAAGCTGAAAATATGCTTGCTGAAGCCGAAAAGATGGCTCAAACAGGAATATTGGTATCTATAAGTGGGAAAGTGGCAGGAGTTTTAGCAGTATCCGATCCACTGAAACCAGGTGCTCAAGAAGTTATTTCCATCCTAAAATCaatgaaaatcaaaagcatTATGGTGACTGGGGACAACTTCGGAACAGCTAGTTCTATTGCGAGGGAAGTAGGAATTGAGAATGTTATAGCTGAGGCTAAACCGGATCAAAAAGCAGAGAAAGTGAAAGACTTGCAG gCTTCTGGTTACACTGTGGCTATGGTGGGGGATGGTATCAATGATTCGCCTGCACTTGTGGCAGCGGATGTGGGAATGGCAATTGGTGCTGGTACAGACATTGCTATTGAGGCTGCTGATATTGTCCTCATGAAGAGCAACTTGGAAGATGTCATAACTGCTATTGACCTTTCAAGAAAAACATTTACCCGTATAAGGCTGAATTACGTTTGGGCTTTGGGTTATAACTTACTTGGAATCCCAATTGCTGCTGGAGTTCTTTTCCCTTCAACAAGGTTCAGATTGCCACCCTGGATTGCTGGCGCTGCTATGGCTGCTTCCTCTGTCAGTGTTGTTTGCTGTTCTCTGTTGTTGAAATATTACAGGAGACCCAGGAAGCTAGACAACCTTGAAATACGAGGCATAAGCATCGAGTCATCCACTGATATATGA
- the LOC106777278 gene encoding actin-depolymerizing factor 6 isoform X2 — translation MANAASGMAVHDDCKLKFQELKAKRIYRYITFKIEAQSVVVDKIGGSTEKYEDFQASLPADECRYAVYDFDFTTDENCQKSKIFFVAWSPDTSKVRMKMVYASSKDRFKRELDGIQVELQATDPSEMSLDIVKARAL, via the exons ATG GCAAATGCAGCGTCCGGAATGGCCGTGCATGATGACTGCAAATTGAAGTTTCAGGAGCTTAAAGCAAAGCGGATCTACCGATACATTACGTTCAAAATTGAGGCACAATCAGTTGTGGTTGACAAAATAGGGGGATCGACAGAAAAATACGAGGATTTTCAGGCCAGTTTGCCAGCTGATGAGTGTCGCTATGCCGTCTATGATTTTGATTTCACAACTGATGAGAATTGCCAGAAAAGCAAGATCTTCTTCGTTGCATG GTCACCAGACACTTCAAAGGTGAGGATGAAGATGGTGTATGCAAGTTCCAAGGATAGATTCAAGAGGGAACTAGACGGCATTCAAGTCGAACTGCAAGCAACTGATCCAAGTGAGATGAGCTTGGACATTGTAAAAGCGCGAGCCCTCTAA
- the LOC106777278 gene encoding actin-depolymerizing factor isoform X1, with protein MEQANAASGMAVHDDCKLKFQELKAKRIYRYITFKIEAQSVVVDKIGGSTEKYEDFQASLPADECRYAVYDFDFTTDENCQKSKIFFVAWSPDTSKVRMKMVYASSKDRFKRELDGIQVELQATDPSEMSLDIVKARAL; from the exons aTGGAGCAGGCAAATGCAGCGTCCGGAATGGCCGTGCATGATGACTGCAAATTGAAGTTTCAGGAGCTTAAAGCAAAGCGGATCTACCGATACATTACGTTCAAAATTGAGGCACAATCAGTTGTGGTTGACAAAATAGGGGGATCGACAGAAAAATACGAGGATTTTCAGGCCAGTTTGCCAGCTGATGAGTGTCGCTATGCCGTCTATGATTTTGATTTCACAACTGATGAGAATTGCCAGAAAAGCAAGATCTTCTTCGTTGCATG GTCACCAGACACTTCAAAGGTGAGGATGAAGATGGTGTATGCAAGTTCCAAGGATAGATTCAAGAGGGAACTAGACGGCATTCAAGTCGAACTGCAAGCAACTGATCCAAGTGAGATGAGCTTGGACATTGTAAAAGCGCGAGCCCTCTAA